From the genome of Leishmania major strain Friedlin complete genome, chromosome 35:
TACTCCAGGTCGGATAGCTTCATGAGCAGAAAGCACTTGCAGTCCTGCGGTAAGTCCATCGCCATCATGACAGGGTGGATCTCGCGAGTCAGATCCGCCATGGAGATGCCCTTCTGCACAACGCTTTCCTCCGCCTTGACCCAGCTTGTCGCGAAGTCGCTGGAGAGCATATCCGACACGATCGCCGTCACGTCGGCAGGGGTCGGGTTCCCGGTGACTCGATAAACGGACTCCTCTGTTATCTCATTTGCAGAGAGCGCCGAAGCCTGCATGGTGTTGAGGCACCGGCGCAAATCACCGTGGCTGAGGCGGAACGCGGCCGCCAGCCCGTCGGTCGTATACTTGACaccctcctgctccgccacgTACCGGAGGCGCGGCATCATCGACGATTTCTTCACCGGCGCGAAGCGGAAGCGAGTGCACCGAGACTGCAGGGCGGGTATGATTTTGTTGATGTGGTTGCAGAGAATGCAGAAGCGCACGTTGCGGGTGTACTTTTCGATAACGCGACGCAGCGCGGCCTGGGCATCGTGGGACATCTGATCTGCCTCGTCGAGGATCACAAGCTTGAACTTTGCCGCCGGGCCGCCGCTTCCACCGCCAGTCGAGCTGCCGGTGCCCATCATCGAAAATATGGAGGAGGTGCTAGCGAACTCACGAGTCTGCTGGCGCACCACGTCGATGCCACGGTCATCGGACGCGTTCATCTCGAGCACGTTCGCGCGCACTCGAGCCTTACCATAGAGGTAGTACGCGCATGCCTTAATGGTGGTCGTCTTCCCGGTACCAGGCGGACCGTAGAGCAACAGGTGAGGCATGTTACCGCTATCCATGAGGTGCCGCAACGTGCTGAGAATGTCCTCGTGTGCAACGACGCTCTCCAGCGTGCTAGGGCGGTACTTCTCCACCCATGGCAGATGGCTGGCAGCCGCCTTGGCCTCTTCGCCTTGTCTGCCTGCGTACATCGCAAGGGTCTGCAGGAAGAACgagcaacagaaaaaaagggcGCGACAGCCTCAAGTCAAACACTCAAAGATGTGATGCACCAGGAGAGATTCGCTGCTTAAAAGTAACAATACTGCCGCGCGGATGCGATTCGTGCGCCACTAACGGCACCAGGCGTGCGCTTCTATGATAGTAAAAGCGAGGGACTCTATCGCGTGCAGAGAGAGTACCGACGACGCTGATGTGTGCCTATCTCTGCGTGTGGATGTTTTCTTTTCATGGTCTGTTCTCAGCTGTATGCATAGCGCAGAGAGCTGAAGAGCCCCTCTCGGCAGATGCTCACTTCCACTGGCTGACGCGCTACGCAAGAAGCTCAGAGACCCctaccaaaaaaaaaaacgaggaGACCGCAACGAAGCAGAGGGCAACAGGCGGAGAGAAACAGCCGAAGAGTGGCATGCGGAAGTGCTTGGTGCAGGATGAGGAAGTCACAATACGCAAATACAGGATGCGGAGAGATTTTCACCGGGGCATGGCCGACGTGCCTGCTAGCTACAGCCCACATCCCCATGACCCTCCTCTGGGGTCCTAGCTATGCAAGTATCCACATTGACCAGTTGCGCAGACCAGAGTAGCTGGTGCACAGAAAAACAGCGCGAGTACCGCAAGAGCAACGGTGCGATCTACACCTCCCTCGATCTTCCTTCCTTTGCTTTTCCTGTTTCGGTAGTCGACACCACCTATGAATAGCCTTGCACATGCGCAAGTgttcctccccctcctcctccgactcaCCTTAGCTGAAGCTAatgttcttttttttgtgtgtgctaTTTCTTAGAGGAACAGGtaagagaaagagaggacgCAGCGTAGAGAAGGTGCGGCGACGAGGTCAccagtgggggagggggagggggcgagaaAAATAAGCCGGACAAATAGAAACGATCGCTACACGCGCCACACAGCAACAATTTACTGAAGCATACAAAGACTCAGACGCGTCTATAAAGTAACGACAACACACATGCTGAGCAACGCCACGCTTTTCGACGTCacttcgccagcgccgatgATAACGTGGTGGGCGCACATACGCCGTCCGCCACTAAGCAGCGTCTTTCCCACCTTTCGTTTAAAACATCTGGCATGTGCGGCTGATGCACAAGGACGCCAGGCAGTATCGTAGCAATCCAAAAACACGCCCACAGGGCGTCGGAAACCAACCAGAGAAAGGAGCAGAGACGGTGTCGTTTCAGGCGATCTCCTCGCACCTCGGCCGTTCAGCACTGAAAATAGGCGTGGTGCACCGACGCAGGAgccagcagccgcagacCGGGGAaaaggcgccgccgcacacggaGGGCAACGCCACgttccgtttttttttgtttgtttttcgtttgctcccctccccctccttctcttccttcgaAGATGCCCTTGATGTACGCCGTCGTGTCATTGGCACTCTTCGATTTCCTGGCGATTCTTCGGCGCGTACTCCACTAGATTGCGTGGCGGATCACCTAGCTCCGAGTACTTGTTCATGAGTTCCAGCAGCTGTATGAGCCGGGGATCTTCTGCGCCAGAGATGGGGTTCTGCAGTAAGTCACAGATCTCCTGCGCCTTGGCCCGTTGGCGGTCGTAGCGCTCACAGTCCTCCTGCGACAGCTCGCTGCGGTGAGCGTCCATGTATGGTCCGTACGAGTCTCGCATAAGCTTTATGGGTTCCACAAACTGAGGATCCGCTAGCGTGGAAATCAAGGCCGATGCCATGGCCTCCGTTGCACGATCTACCTCGGCGGGAATTTCGGCGCCGTTGCcagccggcgccgctgctgctgcagccgagGATGACGAAGCCGCTCCCGGCGTCGCGGCTGGGTCCAAGTGACCTCCctgcgtggcgctggagagctgctgcagcatctccatgcaccgccgcgacgcttCATCAATCTCAGCGTCACCGACGTTATTGCGGTCGGGAAGCTTGCCTTCCTGCTTCATCTGCTCCAGTAAGTCGTTTGCCTTGCcgatgtcctcctcctccatcacgCGCACCAGCTCCTTGACTCGTTGCAGGTTTTCCTTGTCCTCATCGCCCAaattctcctcctcctccagcgagGAAACCATTGTCATGACACTTTTCTTGAAGCTGTCGAGAGACGCGTCGTCagagccggcgccgccgagcaTGGACATGAACATCTTCATCatgtcggcgtcgccgccggctgcGCCAGATGACTCATCCAGAGCCTTTTGCAGATCGTCCTCCAACTTCGCGTCCCGCACGCGAACCTCCTCCTCATGCTTGCGCTCCTGCTCGTCGACCATATCCATCGCCTCGTCAAGAAGCGCGTCGAGGTCGCCATCGGACATTTTTCAGCTAAAATCGACAGCGAGTAGTGGGGCGTCCTTCAAGGGGACGTGGTCCTTAGCTCGTCGCTTCAGGGGATGTGCGGGCGTTGTGTTGCAATGATGGGAGAAACGCGTGGTGATTCACCTTCGTTCATCCCTTCCCACAAAACGCATATACTAGCGTACAGATGTACCTCGCGAATCCGTGAGAGAAGAGCAGATGATAATGATCTTTGGTACTCGGTTCCAACTGTGCGAATCAGTCCTTGACGCGcgcacatatatacacatatgtgtgtgtgtgtgttgt
Proteins encoded in this window:
- a CDS encoding putative replication factor C, subunit 3 (previous protein_id=AAZ14548.1) produces the protein MYAGRQGEEAKAAASHLPWVEKYRPSTLESVVAHEDILSTLRHLMDSGNMPHLLLYGPPGTGKTTTIKACAYYLYGKARVRANVLEMNASDDRGIDVVRQQTREFASTSSIFSMMGTGSSTGGGSGGPAAKFKLVILDEADQMSHDAQAALRRVIEKYTRNVRFCILCNHINKIIPALQSRCTRFRFAPVKKSSMMPRLRYVAEQEGVKYTTDGLAAAFRLSHGDLRRCLNTMQASALSANEITEESVYRVTGNPTPADVTAIVSDMLSSDFATSWVKAEESVVQKGISMADLTREIHPVMMAMDLPQDCKCFLLMKLSDLEYYAAGGARESAVLGGLLGAFQLVKEAVTQRKPIKDVAGECAC
- a CDS encoding Peroxin 19 (previous protein_id=AAZ14549.1); the protein is MSDGDLDALLDEAMDMVDEQERKHEEEVRVRDAKLEDDLQKALDESSGAAGGDADMMKMFMSMLGGAGSDDASLDSFKKSVMTMVSSLEEEENLGDEDKENLQRVKELVRVMEEEDIGKANDLLEQMKQEGKLPDRNNVGDAEIDEASRRCMEMLQQLSSATQGGHLDPAATPGAASSSSAAAAAAPAGNGAEIPAEVDRATEAMASALISTLADPQFVEPIKLMRDSYGPYMDAHRSELSQEDCERYDRQRAKAQEICDLLQNPISGAEDPRLIQLLELMNKYSELGDPPRNLVEYAPKNRQEIEECQ